One Pseudomonas sp. C27(2019) DNA window includes the following coding sequences:
- a CDS encoding DUF1329 domain-containing protein: MLKKHSLLVVFFLTLYANHSVAAVTEAEAAQLGRTLMPLGGELAGNAAGTIPAWQGGLTTAPAGYEVGQHHVDPFANDKRLFTITKANLNQYKDNLSAGQIALFNSYPDTYQIPVYPSRRTASAPQWVYDNAQYNALNARLDNNGSSFSNAKGAIPFPVTDSAVEMLWNHIARYRGVYGIRNASEAVVQRNGSYSLVAAQQQIVFKFYQNQGQTNQDNNLLFYYLSFVKSPARLAGGAVLVHETLDQTKNMRQAWAYNAGQRRVRRAPNLSYDAPIAASEGIRTADSTDMYNGSPDRYDWTVIGKKEIYIPYNNYKITHPSVSYQELLQAGHINPEFTRNELHRVWVIEGTLRDGSRHVYAKRRFYLDEDSWNIVIADEYDSRGELWKVSMAYLKNYYEVPTTWTALDVFHDLQGRRYHVQNLDNEEDATIDFSLAVPDDSYFKPAALRRRGVR, from the coding sequence ATGCTTAAAAAGCACAGTTTATTGGTTGTCTTTTTTTTAACACTCTACGCAAATCATAGCGTTGCGGCGGTGACAGAGGCCGAAGCTGCACAATTGGGGCGTACACTGATGCCCTTGGGTGGTGAGCTTGCCGGCAATGCCGCTGGAACTATCCCTGCCTGGCAAGGTGGCCTGACAACGGCACCGGCCGGCTATGAAGTCGGGCAGCATCATGTTGATCCGTTCGCTAACGACAAGCGATTATTCACCATTACTAAAGCCAATCTAAACCAATACAAAGATAATTTGTCCGCAGGTCAGATTGCTTTATTTAATAGCTACCCTGACACCTATCAAATCCCTGTTTACCCGAGCCGCCGTACAGCCTCTGCTCCGCAGTGGGTCTATGACAATGCCCAATATAATGCGCTTAATGCACGACTGGACAATAATGGCAGCAGCTTCTCCAATGCTAAAGGTGCTATTCCTTTTCCCGTGACAGACAGTGCTGTGGAAATGTTGTGGAATCATATTGCGCGCTACCGTGGAGTGTATGGCATACGCAATGCTTCAGAGGCAGTCGTACAACGCAATGGCTCATATTCATTGGTTGCTGCCCAGCAACAAATTGTATTTAAGTTTTACCAGAATCAAGGGCAGACCAATCAAGACAATAATTTGTTATTTTATTACCTGTCATTTGTTAAAAGCCCAGCACGCTTAGCTGGTGGTGCAGTGCTGGTGCATGAGACTTTGGATCAAACAAAAAACATGCGGCAAGCATGGGCCTATAACGCGGGCCAACGCCGTGTACGTCGAGCGCCTAACCTGTCTTATGATGCACCGATTGCCGCATCTGAAGGCATTCGCACTGCAGACAGTACAGATATGTATAACGGCAGCCCAGACCGTTATGACTGGACAGTAATCGGCAAGAAAGAAATCTATATTCCGTACAACAATTACAAAATTACACACCCCAGTGTGAGCTACCAAGAATTACTGCAAGCGGGGCATATTAATCCTGAGTTCACTCGCAATGAGCTGCATCGTGTTTGGGTGATTGAAGGCACGCTGCGTGACGGCTCGCGCCATGTTTACGCAAAGCGTCGATTCTATCTTGATGAAGACAGCTGGAACATTGTGATAGCCGATGAATACGATAGTCGTGGCGAGTTGTGGAAAGTCTCGATGGCCTACTTAAAAAACTATTATGAGGTGCCGACCACATGGACAGCACTGGACGTTTTTCATGATTTACAAGGACGCCGTTACCATGTGCAAAATCTTGATAATGAAGAAGATGCGACAATCGACTTCAGCCTAGCAGTGCCTGATGACAGTTACTTTAAGCCTGCAGCGCTGCGCAGGCGCGGTGTTCGCTAG
- the pepN gene encoding aminopeptidase N → MRTEQPKMIALSDYRLPDYLIDETHLTFELHESYALVHSRLLMQRNPGLDNSLPPLVLDGQQLELIDIELDGQQLSVIDYKLTENSLQVQPKQRAFELSTTVRIEPQKNTALEGLYKSSGMFCTQCEAEGFRKITYYLDRPDVMSRFTTTIHAQKHSYPILLSNGNPIAEGEDDDGRHWVTWEDPFKKPAYLFAIVAGDLWCVEDTFTTKSGREVVLRMYVEPENLDKCQHGMDSLKKAMRWDEEKYGREYDLDIFMIVAVNDFNMGAMENKGLNIFNSSCVLAKAESATDAAHQRIESIVAHEYFHNWSGNRVTCRDWFQLSLKEGFTVFRDSQFSADMNSAVVKRIEDVAYLRTHQFAEDAGPMAHPVRPEQYMEISNFYTLTIYEKGAEVVRMLHTLLGEETFRKGSDLYFERHDGQAVTCDDFIAAMESASGMDLTQFKRWYSQAGTPQLAVSDSYDAATQTYQLTVKQSCPDTPGQTNKLPFVIPLSMALLNQQGEAMPLQFEDESVAIADERVLSVTAAEQTFTFINVAEQPLPSLLRGFSAPVVLDYDYSRDQLVFLLQHDTDGFNRWEAGQQLSLQVIEEVVGQIYETDEPMMDSRLVAVFTALLEQDDLDPAMLAEIITLPSVGYIIEQYEQADPLAIHQAREYVSDQLAYALKEPMLARYQVLRKESLDTPYVAQASDIARRRLQNILLAYLIRTDDLDILDECVDQFGVADNMTERLAALACLVNSPFTEEAEHALESFSERFEDDPLVMDQWFSVQAAATLPGGLQRVQHLLAHPAFSIKNPNKVRAVIGAFSTQNTPNFHAHDGSGYAFLADKVIELDALNPQIAARIITPLTRWQRYDLHQQELMLAQLKRIKNSGDLSVDLFEVLEKSLSA, encoded by the coding sequence ATGCGTACAGAACAACCGAAAATGATCGCACTAAGCGATTACCGCCTACCAGATTACCTGATTGATGAAACCCATTTGACCTTTGAATTGCATGAAAGCTATGCACTGGTGCATTCGCGTTTGCTGATGCAGCGCAATCCTGGGCTGGATAACAGCTTGCCGCCATTAGTGCTCGATGGTCAGCAACTTGAGCTGATTGATATTGAATTGGATGGTCAGCAACTGTCAGTGATCGACTACAAGCTCACGGAGAACAGTTTGCAGGTTCAGCCTAAGCAAAGGGCGTTTGAGTTGAGCACAACGGTGCGCATTGAACCACAAAAAAACACTGCGTTAGAAGGTCTGTATAAGTCTTCAGGTATGTTTTGCACCCAGTGCGAAGCCGAAGGTTTCCGCAAAATTACCTACTACCTCGACCGTCCTGATGTGATGAGCCGTTTCACCACGACTATCCATGCACAAAAGCACAGTTATCCAATTTTGCTATCCAATGGTAACCCTATTGCTGAAGGTGAAGATGACGATGGACGTCATTGGGTGACGTGGGAAGATCCCTTTAAAAAACCTGCCTACTTGTTCGCCATAGTGGCGGGTGACCTGTGGTGTGTTGAAGACACCTTTACCACTAAGAGTGGCCGTGAAGTTGTGCTGCGCATGTATGTTGAGCCTGAAAATTTGGATAAGTGCCAGCATGGTATGGACAGCCTGAAAAAAGCCATGCGCTGGGATGAAGAAAAATATGGCCGTGAATACGACTTAGATATCTTTATGATCGTGGCGGTCAATGATTTCAATATGGGCGCAATGGAAAATAAAGGTTTGAATATTTTTAACTCCAGCTGTGTTCTAGCCAAAGCCGAAAGCGCCACCGATGCTGCACATCAGCGTATTGAAAGCATTGTTGCGCATGAATACTTCCATAACTGGTCAGGTAACCGCGTTACTTGCCGTGATTGGTTTCAGTTATCACTTAAAGAGGGTTTTACTGTCTTTCGTGATAGCCAGTTTTCTGCGGATATGAACTCGGCTGTGGTTAAGCGCATTGAAGATGTGGCGTATTTGCGCACCCATCAGTTTGCTGAAGATGCCGGCCCCATGGCGCATCCGGTGCGTCCAGAGCAGTATATGGAGATTTCTAATTTCTATACGCTGACTATTTATGAGAAAGGCGCAGAAGTGGTGCGTATGCTGCACACCTTGCTCGGCGAAGAGACCTTTCGTAAAGGTTCGGATTTGTATTTTGAGCGCCATGATGGTCAAGCCGTCACCTGTGATGACTTTATTGCGGCAATGGAAAGCGCCAGCGGTATGGACCTAACTCAATTTAAGCGCTGGTACAGCCAGGCGGGTACACCGCAATTGGCGGTCAGCGACAGTTATGATGCGGCCACTCAGACCTACCAGCTGACGGTTAAACAAAGCTGCCCTGATACTCCGGGACAAACTAACAAGCTCCCGTTTGTGATTCCTTTGAGTATGGCGCTGCTTAATCAGCAGGGTGAGGCAATGCCATTACAGTTTGAGGACGAAAGTGTTGCGATCGCTGATGAGCGTGTGTTATCGGTCACTGCAGCAGAGCAAACCTTTACCTTTATCAATGTTGCAGAGCAGCCTCTGCCATCTTTGCTGCGCGGGTTTTCTGCGCCCGTGGTGTTGGACTACGACTACAGCCGCGACCAGTTGGTGTTTTTATTGCAGCACGACACCGATGGCTTTAATCGTTGGGAAGCAGGCCAGCAATTATCACTGCAAGTGATTGAAGAGGTAGTAGGGCAGATTTACGAAACTGATGAGCCGATGATGGATAGCCGTCTAGTGGCTGTTTTTACTGCGCTGCTGGAGCAAGACGATTTAGACCCAGCGATGCTGGCTGAGATTATAACCCTGCCAAGTGTGGGCTATATTATTGAGCAATATGAGCAGGCTGACCCATTAGCCATTCACCAAGCCCGTGAATATGTCAGCGACCAGCTTGCTTATGCTTTAAAAGAACCCATGCTGGCGCGTTATCAAGTATTGCGCAAAGAGTCTTTAGATACCCCTTATGTCGCGCAAGCCAGCGACATTGCTCGCCGCCGTTTGCAAAATATATTGCTGGCATACCTGATACGCACTGATGATCTAGACATCTTAGATGAATGTGTAGATCAGTTTGGTGTGGCTGACAATATGACTGAGCGTTTGGCTGCGTTGGCCTGCTTAGTAAATTCGCCATTTACCGAGGAAGCAGAGCATGCTCTAGAAAGCTTTTCTGAGCGCTTCGAAGATGATCCGTTAGTGATGGATCAGTGGTTTAGCGTGCAAGCAGCAGCGACATTACCGGGTGGCTTGCAGCGTGTGCAGCACTTGCTTGCGCATCCAGCTTTCAGCATTAAAAACCCCAATAAAGTGCGCGCAGTTATCGGCGCGTTTAGCACGCAAAACACACCAAATTTCCATGCCCATGATGGCTCAGGCTATGCGTTCTTAGCGGATAAAGTGATTGAGCTGGATGCATTAAACCCGCAAATAGCAGCACGCATCATCACGCCACTGACCCGTTGGCAGCGTTATGATTTGCACCAGCAAGAGTTAATGCTGGCGCAGCTTAAGCGCATTAAAAACAGTGGTGACTTGTCAGTTGATCTGTTTGAAGTGTTGGAGAAAAGCTTATCGGCTTAG
- a CDS encoding DUF2797 domain-containing protein, with protein MLELGRGAVSKMQIALDTPAQYSFRLDDEQHALNQLIGQTLRLEFLGQINCTHCDRSIKKSFAQGYCWPCFSTLARCDSCIMSPEKCHFDAGTCREPEWAQDFCMTDHFVYLANSTGVKVGITRGTQLPTRWLDQGAIQAVPIYRVATRQQSGFVEDALRSQVGDRTNWRALLKGDVEPVDLLQIREQLLESCAESLDALQQRFGLQAIQPITDVDVLDISYPVEAYPKKISSFNLDKNPIAEGTLIGIKGQYLLFDTGVINIRKYTAYQLSVSVSSSVQI; from the coding sequence ATGTTGGAATTAGGCCGTGGCGCCGTTAGCAAAATGCAGATCGCTTTAGATACTCCTGCACAATACAGTTTTCGTTTAGATGATGAGCAGCACGCGCTCAATCAGCTGATCGGGCAAACCTTACGTTTGGAGTTTTTGGGCCAGATCAATTGCACCCACTGCGATCGCTCAATTAAGAAAAGTTTTGCACAAGGCTATTGCTGGCCGTGCTTCAGCACGCTCGCACGTTGTGACAGCTGCATCATGAGCCCAGAAAAGTGCCACTTTGATGCCGGCACCTGCCGTGAACCTGAGTGGGCGCAAGATTTTTGTATGACTGACCACTTTGTTTATTTAGCCAACTCTACAGGGGTTAAAGTTGGGATTACTCGCGGCACGCAGCTGCCAACACGCTGGTTGGATCAAGGTGCGATTCAGGCTGTGCCAATTTATCGCGTAGCTACCCGTCAGCAATCAGGTTTTGTCGAAGATGCACTGCGCAGTCAAGTGGGGGATCGTACTAACTGGCGTGCGTTACTCAAAGGTGATGTGGAGCCGGTTGATTTGCTGCAGATCCGTGAACAGTTGCTGGAGAGCTGTGCTGAGTCATTAGATGCACTGCAACAGCGCTTTGGCTTGCAAGCGATTCAGCCTATTACCGACGTTGATGTCTTGGATATTTCTTATCCTGTTGAAGCCTATCCTAAGAAAATCAGCAGTTTTAATTTAGATAAAAATCCCATTGCTGAAGGAACTCTAATCGGTATCAAAGGCCAGTATTTATTGTTTGATACTGGGGTGATAAATATTCGTAAGTACACCGCTTATCAATTGTCGGTGAGTGTCAGCAGTAGCGTGCAGATATAA
- a CDS encoding YeaC family protein has translation MKSFSDLIQKITPETYKTLKLAMEIGKWGDGTKLTQEQKELTMQAMIVWEQNNLPEEERTGYMGGQECGKQAKKALSETESALFAPAAGTLH, from the coding sequence ATGAAAAGTTTTTCTGATTTGATTCAAAAAATCACCCCTGAGACATACAAAACCCTAAAACTGGCCATGGAAATAGGCAAGTGGGGCGATGGTACCAAGCTGACCCAAGAACAAAAAGAGCTGACCATGCAGGCGATGATTGTTTGGGAGCAAAATAATCTGCCAGAAGAAGAGCGTACCGGCTACATGGGCGGGCAAGAGTGCGGCAAACAAGCCAAGAAGGCATTGTCTGAAACCGAGTCTGCACTGTTTGCACCAGCAGCGGGGACCCTGCACTGA
- a CDS encoding rhomboid family intramembrane serine protease, with product MKWSSALRVPLNTNLEAFLQLLLQLGIGHRVTEDQGEQVLWVGSDAHAEQVRELFQQFEAGQLSPEVVQHSRAPVSAYKIPGFTQQLRNSPITTAVLLACLIVAAITQLGDSLDTVRWFTFNDFRIQGDYVYFATLEHGLEQGQWWRLWSPMLLHFGFLHLAMNMLWYWELGRRIEYQQGWLFLLLLTLTSALVSNVSQFIFSDAALFGGLSGVLYAVLGHCWIYQRIYPRASYALPSGVVAMMLIWLLLCLFGVVTALGFGQIANAAHVSGLLLGCLSGAVFALSARQRAA from the coding sequence ATGAAGTGGAGCAGTGCTTTACGCGTACCACTGAACACAAACCTTGAGGCATTTTTGCAGTTGTTGCTACAACTGGGCATCGGCCATCGCGTTACCGAAGATCAAGGTGAGCAAGTGCTATGGGTTGGCAGTGATGCGCATGCAGAACAGGTACGTGAACTTTTCCAGCAATTTGAGGCAGGCCAGTTGTCGCCTGAGGTTGTGCAGCATAGCCGCGCGCCGGTTAGCGCTTATAAAATACCTGGTTTTACCCAGCAGTTGCGTAATAGCCCAATCACCACGGCGGTGTTGTTGGCCTGTTTAATCGTTGCTGCAATCACGCAACTGGGTGACAGTTTAGATACGGTGCGTTGGTTCACCTTTAATGACTTTCGCATCCAAGGTGACTATGTTTACTTTGCTACGTTAGAGCACGGACTCGAACAGGGACAGTGGTGGCGTTTATGGTCACCAATGCTGCTGCATTTTGGGTTTTTGCATCTGGCGATGAATATGCTGTGGTATTGGGAGCTGGGACGGCGCATAGAGTATCAGCAGGGCTGGTTGTTTCTGTTGCTGCTGACCCTAACTTCGGCTTTAGTCTCCAACGTCAGTCAATTTATATTTTCTGATGCTGCTTTGTTTGGCGGTTTATCTGGTGTGCTTTATGCCGTGCTCGGGCACTGCTGGATTTATCAGCGCATTTATCCGCGAGCCAGTTATGCGCTACCCAGTGGCGTTGTGGCTATGATGCTGATTTGGCTGCTGCTATGCTTGTTTGGCGTAGTGACCGCATTGGGTTTTGGGCAAATCGCCAACGCTGCACATGTCAGCGGTTTGTTGCTGGGTTGTTTGAGTGGTGCTGTGTTTGCGCTCAGCGCACGTCAACGTGCCGCTTAA
- a CDS encoding metallophosphoesterase, protein MWIDPARNYDLIGDVHGCAQSLERLLALLGYKKHAGVWQHSDRQALFLGDLIDRGPQIRETLHIVHAMVEAGHAISIMGNHEYYALAWNTTLEHGGEEAYVREHSAHHARLQRETLEQFAEHPYDWQDFNQWFLTLPLFIDADRFRAVHACWDDRLIHTLRNRFADGRIDTEFIRQSATSGSFADQAFNRLLRGVNLPLPYGMSLIGQDGYRRSSFRTKFWHDEQPALTYGDAVFQPDALPEHIAQKPLPAQYLRQINAYDAEQPLLFVGHYWRQGQPSLIRPNLACLDYSAVNGGKLVAYRLGQEQQLLPQNFVWVDAHEQGH, encoded by the coding sequence ATGTGGATTGATCCTGCGCGCAATTATGACCTGATCGGCGATGTGCATGGCTGTGCGCAGAGTCTTGAGCGTTTATTGGCGCTTTTAGGTTATAAAAAGCACGCTGGAGTGTGGCAGCATAGCGATCGCCAAGCGCTGTTTTTAGGTGACTTAATTGATCGAGGCCCACAGATACGCGAAACCTTGCATATCGTCCATGCAATGGTTGAAGCGGGGCATGCAATTAGCATCATGGGTAATCATGAGTATTATGCGCTGGCTTGGAATACTACTCTTGAACATGGTGGGGAAGAAGCATATGTACGTGAACACAGCGCGCATCATGCTCGCTTGCAACGTGAAACTTTGGAGCAGTTTGCAGAGCATCCGTATGACTGGCAGGATTTTAATCAGTGGTTCTTAACCTTGCCTTTGTTTATTGATGCTGATCGCTTTCGCGCTGTGCATGCCTGCTGGGATGATCGCTTAATACATACGCTGCGTAACCGCTTTGCCGATGGTCGAATTGATACTGAATTTATTCGCCAGTCAGCAACCAGTGGTAGTTTTGCCGATCAAGCCTTTAATCGGTTATTGCGCGGGGTTAACCTACCATTGCCATATGGCATGTCGCTTATAGGTCAAGACGGCTATCGACGCTCGTCATTTCGCACCAAGTTTTGGCATGATGAGCAACCTGCATTGACCTATGGCGATGCGGTATTTCAGCCCGATGCATTACCAGAACATATCGCTCAAAAACCCTTGCCCGCGCAGTATTTACGCCAGATCAATGCATATGATGCAGAGCAACCTTTATTGTTTGTTGGTCATTATTGGCGTCAAGGTCAGCCTAGTCTGATTCGTCCCAACTTAGCTTGTTTAGATTATAGTGCTGTCAATGGTGGCAAATTGGTTGCCTATCGTTTAGGGCAGGAACAACAGTTGCTGCCGCAAAATTTTGTGTGGGTTGACGCCCATGAGCAAGGACATTGA
- a CDS encoding NAD(+) kinase has translation MEQFRNIGIIGRMGSIRVLDTIRRLKRYLIGRHLHVILEDRIAEMLPGHNLQTSSRKLLGEVCDLVIVVGGDGSMLGAARALAQHKVPVLGINRGSLGFLTDILPEHLESQISEVLAGNYTTEQRFLLEAEVRRDGVTIGEGDALNDVVFHPGKSTRMIEFELFIDGQFVYSLKADGLIIATPTGSTAYALSAGGPIMHPRLDAIVIVPMHPHTLSSRPIVVDADSELKVVVAEDMSIYPLVSCDGQNHVTCAPGDTLHVQRKPQKLHLIHPLDHNFYAVCRDKLGWGSRLGQDNK, from the coding sequence ATGGAGCAGTTTCGCAATATTGGCATTATTGGACGCATGGGCAGCATTCGTGTTTTGGATACGATTCGCCGACTTAAGCGCTATCTGATTGGGCGACATTTGCATGTCATCTTGGAAGATAGAATTGCCGAAATGCTACCAGGCCATAACTTGCAAACCAGTTCACGCAAATTGCTAGGTGAGGTCTGTGATTTAGTTATTGTTGTCGGCGGTGATGGCTCAATGCTTGGCGCTGCACGTGCTTTAGCTCAGCATAAAGTTCCTGTGCTGGGGATCAACCGCGGCAGCTTAGGTTTTTTAACAGATATTTTGCCTGAGCATCTAGAGTCGCAAATTTCTGAAGTCTTAGCAGGAAATTACACCACTGAGCAGCGCTTTTTATTAGAAGCTGAGGTGCGTCGTGATGGTGTAACGATCGGCGAAGGTGATGCGCTTAACGATGTGGTTTTTCATCCGGGTAAATCAACACGAATGATTGAGTTCGAGTTGTTTATTGATGGCCAGTTTGTCTACAGTCTAAAGGCCGACGGTCTCATTATTGCGACACCAACAGGCTCAACAGCCTATGCGTTATCGGCCGGTGGTCCAATCATGCACCCGCGTTTGGATGCTATTGTGATTGTACCGATGCACCCACACACCTTATCCAGTCGCCCAATCGTGGTCGATGCTGACAGTGAGTTAAAAGTTGTTGTAGCTGAAGATATGAGTATCTACCCGCTGGTTTCATGCGACGGACAAAACCATGTCACCTGTGCTCCAGGTGATACCTTGCATGTTCAACGTAAGCCACAAAAGCTGCACTTGATTCACCCGCTGGATCATAATTTTTATGCTGTTTGCCGTGACAAACTCGGCTGGGGCAGCCGCTTGGGCCAGGATAATAAGTAA
- the tusA gene encoding sulfurtransferase TusA, producing MLIEADAELDARGLFCPEPVMMLHTKVRELAAGEVLKVSATDPSTQRDIPKFCTFLEHQLLDSSEEDGTYTYFIRKKL from the coding sequence ATGCTTATAGAGGCTGATGCCGAACTGGATGCCCGCGGTCTTTTTTGTCCTGAACCGGTCATGATGCTGCACACTAAAGTGCGCGAGCTGGCAGCCGGTGAGGTGCTAAAAGTCAGCGCAACTGATCCATCGACCCAGCGTGATATACCTAAGTTTTGCACTTTTTTAGAGCATCAACTGCTTGATAGCAGTGAAGAAGATGGTACCTACACGTATTTTATTCGCAAAAAGTTATAA
- a CDS encoding crotonase/enoyl-CoA hydratase family protein: protein MSELIHYSCNQGIATLTLNNGKVNAISPDMITAFNSCLDQAEQDRAIVIITGQPGILSGGYDLKVMTASPESAINLVASGSTLARRMLAHPYPIIVACPGHAIAKGAFLLLSADYRIGVDGAFNIGLNEVLIGMTMHHAGIELAKDRLSKAAFQRSVINGELFSPVAAIDAGFLDRVVPAEELMQSALGVATLMKKINMKAHRNTKLKVRKSLLEALDAAIELDKAHLA from the coding sequence ATGAGCGAACTGATTCACTACAGCTGCAACCAAGGTATTGCTACCTTAACCTTAAACAACGGTAAAGTTAATGCCATTTCACCCGATATGATTACAGCCTTTAACAGCTGCCTAGATCAGGCCGAGCAGGATCGCGCAATTGTTATTATCACGGGCCAACCGGGAATTTTATCTGGCGGCTATGATTTAAAAGTGATGACTGCAAGCCCTGAAAGCGCGATCAACTTAGTCGCTTCAGGATCAACATTAGCGCGACGTATGTTAGCACACCCCTACCCGATCATTGTCGCCTGCCCAGGCCATGCGATTGCTAAGGGTGCGTTTTTATTATTATCGGCAGATTATCGAATTGGTGTTGACGGTGCATTTAACATCGGTCTAAACGAAGTGCTGATCGGCATGACCATGCACCATGCGGGTATTGAGCTGGCAAAAGACCGCCTCAGTAAAGCTGCGTTCCAGCGCTCAGTGATCAATGGTGAGCTATTTAGTCCCGTCGCTGCTATTGATGCTGGCTTCTTAGATCGCGTGGTGCCAGCCGAAGAGCTTATGCAGAGCGCGCTCGGCGTAGCGACATTGATGAAAAAAATCAATATGAAAGCGCACCGCAATACCAAGCTTAAAGTACGCAAAAGCTTACTCGAAGCCCTTGATGCAGCGATCGAATTGGATAAAGCTCACTTAGCTTAA
- a CDS encoding spermidine synthase — MIVLWVSMGLLVLLAIYHLQRYRQAREEYAVLVEQAEKRILTQEKDKYGVISVVESNGFRYLQFGNDIEQSCVLYENPLWLKYDYTRAMLLGSLCHAHPETALFLGLGAGSLTEVCLAVLPLEDVEVLELREALPRLAVDYFGMSDDPRLTIRIGDALELIESAETADLIFLDMYTDSGPSVGHLAWNFLQACQDKLNLGGWLIINQWATLDGRPLGAALLRGIFYRHYWEIPVKEGNVILLVPSSFEQSPPIPLLRQQAARVAEHLGYDISYLIEMIRPASE; from the coding sequence ATGATAGTTCTTTGGGTGAGTATGGGCTTGCTTGTACTGCTGGCGATCTATCACTTGCAGCGTTACCGACAAGCACGAGAGGAATATGCTGTGTTAGTTGAGCAGGCTGAAAAACGTATCCTGACACAAGAGAAGGATAAGTACGGCGTTATCAGTGTGGTTGAGAGCAATGGCTTTCGTTATTTACAGTTTGGTAATGATATAGAGCAAAGTTGTGTGCTTTATGAGAATCCATTATGGCTCAAGTATGACTATACGCGGGCCATGCTACTAGGCAGCTTATGCCATGCGCATCCAGAGACGGCGCTGTTCTTAGGCTTAGGTGCGGGCAGTTTGACTGAAGTCTGTTTGGCTGTCTTACCGCTTGAGGACGTTGAAGTGCTTGAGTTGCGCGAGGCGCTGCCACGTCTTGCTGTGGATTATTTTGGCATGAGTGATGATCCGCGCTTGACCATTCGTATTGGCGATGCCCTAGAGTTGATTGAGAGTGCAGAAACGGCTGATTTGATTTTTCTTGATATGTATACCGATAGCGGCCCTTCAGTGGGGCACTTGGCTTGGAATTTCTTGCAAGCCTGTCAAGACAAACTCAATCTTGGTGGCTGGCTGATAATCAATCAGTGGGCCACGCTGGATGGACGGCCGCTAGGCGCGGCATTGTTGCGTGGGATATTTTATCGGCACTATTGGGAAATACCGGTCAAGGAAGGCAATGTGATCTTATTGGTGCCCTCAAGTTTTGAGCAGTCACCACCCATACCGTTGCTACGTCAACAGGCCGCGCGCGTGGCTGAGCATCTGGGTTATGACATCAGTTATTTAATTGAGATGATTCGCCCTGCCAGCGAGTAA
- the efp gene encoding elongation factor P: MKTAQEFRAGQVANIDGSPWVIQKTEFNKSGRNAAVVKMKLKNLLNGTAAESVYRADDKFEAIILDRKDVTYSYFADPLYVFMDSEYNQYEVEKSDLEAVLPYIEDGMSDECAAVFYDDKVISIELPNTIVREIIYTEPAVRGDTSGKVMKTARLSTGHELQVSSFCEIGDSIEIDTRTGEYKSRIKA, translated from the coding sequence ATGAAAACTGCACAAGAATTTCGCGCCGGCCAAGTTGCTAATATTGATGGTTCACCTTGGGTGATTCAGAAAACCGAGTTCAATAAATCAGGCCGCAATGCTGCGGTGGTAAAAATGAAGCTGAAAAACCTATTAAACGGTACTGCTGCTGAAAGTGTTTACCGTGCAGACGACAAATTTGAAGCGATTATTCTTGATCGTAAAGATGTTACCTATTCGTATTTTGCTGACCCGTTGTACGTGTTTATGGATTCTGAATACAATCAGTACGAAGTCGAAAAATCTGATCTCGAAGCGGTTTTACCCTATATCGAAGACGGTATGAGCGATGAGTGTGCTGCGGTGTTTTACGATGATAAAGTCATCTCAATTGAGCTGCCAAACACCATCGTTCGTGAAATTATTTACACTGAACCTGCTGTACGTGGCGACACCTCGGGTAAGGTGATGAAAACCGCGCGTTTGAGCACAGGCCATGAATTGCAGGTATCCTCGTTTTGCGAAATTGGCGATTCAATCGAAATTGATACCCGCACTGGCGAATACAAGTCACGCATTAAAGCTTAA